Genomic window (Zingiber officinale cultivar Zhangliang chromosome 2B, Zo_v1.1, whole genome shotgun sequence):
gctcaggatgctgtgatttacctccctcatgatggccttgggtcgggtgcgacgggggcgctgggggcgagcgattttGCCTTTTGCCACGTTAGTAAATTTTAACTCAAACTTATTAATAATTGTATaatatctaaattttattttttttatatgattaGTTAGAGTTAAGAAAGTCTTACTAACTATTCATATTATTGTTAAGTAAATATGATAAGTATAAATGTAATCAGAGTTGGTGTCAAACTCTCATCCAGCTATCTAAATTTCAGATATTTGATTTGAATATTAATAAAAAACATGCAGATTCGTATTTGACATCCCATCCCACCACTGCAGTGTCAAAGAACAAGGACGAGCACGCCCATGAAACCATGACTCATCCGCACTTCAACGTGTCTTCTGGGAATTCGATACCAAACAAAAAAAACACCAGGTCCATCTCGTATAAATTTAACCTGAGATGAGAAGATATCTAAGCCACTGTTGATCTCTGCTCTCATCTGCTCCTTCTTCCAATTAAGCACTTGTTTATAGAATTTACGAGGAAAAGGAAATGAGGGAGAagttttccttaattttttttgtctCTCAAATCGTTACCAAAAGAAGTAACAGTAATTGTCTTACAGAGTCAAGGATGATCTTATATAGTTGcacatcttcttctcttcctaaCTACCTACCAGGGTGGAAGTGGTGATGGTGGTAGGGGCAGCCACAGGGTGGTGTTGGTGGACGTGCCCATACCGGCTCAGCGGCCTCCACGCAGAGGCGGTCAGCAAGCAGAGGTCTTTCCACCCCAGCTTCAGCGTGCCATTCTCCTCCACTAGCGTATAGCCGTCGGAGGGGAACATGCCGAGGAGAAGGGTGGCCTGCGCCGCGGCATTGCCGGCCAGCGACACGCCGCAGAAGCCCGCCTGACTCAGCTTCTCCCGCCAGTTGCTGAACCTGACCTCGCCAGAGCGCGCCGGGCCGCAAACGGCCAGCACGTTGCGGATCTCGCGGGACAGGAGCTGCTGCTCCACGATGTGCCGCTCCTGGCTGTCCTCGCCGTAGCTGGCGCCCAGCGAGTCGAAGAGCGCCGAGTAGTAGTGGATGGCCTCCACGAAGCGGGCCAGGAACGAGCCCCCCTGGCTGAGGTCCTGCTCGACCATCGTCACCACCTTCGGCGCCAACCTGCAACCAAGTAACTAATTAATCAATCTGCGACATGAATTGTACTATCAACGCCGAAGAGACGACCATCCCCGCCAATTATTGCGTTAAAAGTAAGAGCAACATGATTGCAAGTTGACCTCGGAGAGACAAGCAAAAAGTCGGTAAaagtagaaaagaaaaattatcaaaTGCTCAAGTTAGAACGTCAAAAAAGTTCTCTAGCGATCTCTCTTTTTAGTGTTTTTTTAACAAATCCAAACGACAAAAGTTAACTGTAATTAATTCAAACGAAAGTCAGGGATCGATAATTGGGAATGCAGGGCTTGAAAACTACAACAATGCATGGTAAAGGCTGGAAATTGCACCTATTTCCCTGCTAAGCGTTCCCAATGACCAAAAGAAACAAATGAAAGGTTGGAAGTCCGAAATTGTAATGGTTAACTAACAAGTAAAGGGCGAGAGGTATTGAATCCAGAAACTCACCTCTGGAGGAGCGAAAGGGTGTTATTGTCGGAGCCAGTGACATCGTAGAGCGAGTGGTGGAGCCAGTGCACGGCGACGGCCTCGGTAGGGGAGACGCCGAGGCGCTCGGGGTCGAGGTTACCGATTTTTTCGGCCACGGGTACAAACTCGAAGGTAAGACCGAGTGTGTCGGCGAAATCGGAGAGGCGCTTTCCGGTGGCCTCGAGCGCGTCCATGGAGGAGCCTACTCCCGTGAGGCGCACTCGAGGCGAGCTGCCAGGGCGATAGGCGAGGATGTGGAAGAGGCCCGGCCACTGCAAGCCCTGCATGATGTCGAAGTCGATGATGTGCACATGGTCTTCGTGCTCGAACGCCTCCTGGATGGCCTGGTTGGCCGTGAAGTGAGAGAACTTGACGAAGGGGCTGATGCCGTTGAAGACCTGGAAAGCGGAGGCGAGACGGTGACGGAACGGTACCGCCGGGAGCGGCACATAGAGGCCAAGGCATGTGCTCACCAGCCGCGCAGACATGGCCTCGGAGAAGTAGGCCGCCACCCGCTGCGCCGACGTGCCGTAGGGAGTCGACAGCTCGGAGATCTCCAGCAGAAGAACGTTGGCCTCGTCGAGTTTGTCGGCGCCGACCGCTTCCGCGCACTGCAGAAGAAGCGTCAGCAGTTGCAGTCCCTCCGCATCCCGCGTTCTCTGGTGCAGTTCACGATCCCTTTTCTCTTTCACAACCGTTGTGGCCGATGGAGTCGCCTCGTCGGAGGAAGCAGAGGCGGAGTTTTGCTGGACGCGTTGTGGTTGGGACGGATGAGATTGTGATGGTGCGGAAGGAATTAAAGAAACTGTTTCCGGGAGTGCTGGCGTCTTGGTTTCGCCTCCTGTGTGGAGAGAGGACGTAGGAGGAGGAGACAGGTCGGAGGTGAGCGAGCGGAGGCGGAACTCGAGGAGCGCAGCCAAGacagggttgcaaggttgcacgaTCTCGCGTACGTTGCTCAAAATATGTGGAACGGAGACCTCGCCGCCGGAAGTGAAGCTATTAAGTATATCGTGAATGATACGATCCACCCAATCCGCTTCGGCCGCGGAATCATCGACGCCGAGGAGTTGGACCGAAGCATCGGTGCCGGAAGCAGGTAGAGTAGCTCGGTCGGCCTCTGGAGCGAAGAGAGGCAGACCAGAGAAGCCGCAAAGAGGGAGAGTAGCAGACGAAGGCGGAGCTGGCAAAGACGGCAAAGTGATGTGTAGACCTGTGTCGACGGGGGGCGGATTGAGGAGAAGGTTAGGGTCTGGGTTGGGGAGTAAACGGCGAGGGAGGCGAGAGGAGGACTCGGGTTGGAGGTTGAGCTCGGAGGCGAGGCGTTTCCTGACCATGTTTTGGTGGTGCTGGAGAAGGTCCTGCAGTGGGCGAGGGGAGTTGCAAGTATTAATGAAAAAGGTGGAATCCATCAGAAGATACAAGGGGATGTTGCTGATCCCTGGAGCATGCCAGTGAAGGATGCAGATGGAGCCGAGCAGAGCCGAGCAGAGGGAGGGGCGATGCCGAGGACAGCAGAGATCGGGAGAAGAGCATGCAGCTGCAGCGGCTGCTGCTGCCGGCGCAGTACGGGAAGGAAACAAACAGCAATGCCCGCGTTAACATTACTTACATGGACCAGTAATAATTACACGGAGAAGTGAGAGGAGGTGGGGCGGGAACAGGGAACAGGGAACAGGGAACAGGCTCCTCGCCTGTTCTGGATTGGTGTCCGTTCCAAGGCGAATTGCTCTAGCTACAAGGAGATAACGGCGAGTGGATTTGGATCTTCCCCTCTGGTATTCCGTTGTTCCTTCATCTGCAGATTGCTGCAAGGAGATAACGGCGAGTGGATTTGGAAGATGCCGTGCTCGGGTATCTCCCGTCTCCGCAAGACACCAAAAGGACGCGTTTCCTTGTGGTTGCGATCTCCCGTACCaggcaaaaaataaataaattccaaGGTCAAGCGGGCATGGATGTTTTTCGAGGATAATGGTAAACTGCAAGGTCAAGCGGGCATGGATGTTTTTTCGAGGATAATGGCAGACTTTCTGCTGAGAACATTTGGTAGCCTACCTGAAAGGTCTTTTGCCTTTGACTTGCTGGGAGAAATAAGCATATGAAAGTAGATAATTCttttatagaaaatttaaaatgcacctttattattttttataaaaataataaaattattttaaatcaatcaaaattaatatatatatatatatatatatatatatatatatatataatattttattaaaatatttattcacttatttaaatttaataaaagatTATCTTAAATTTTAACTCGAATTAAGTCAAATAGTGGTGGATCAAGACAGATCGAGCTCAGATCCATGTAGACTAAGTCCAGATTAGATAAACAAAGTTTCAACCAAATCCATTCTAAAAGAAGATCTCAAGTCAATTAAGTCCGAGTCACATCTAAATATGATCAGTCCAAATGCAAATTCGACTGGGCGGTTATTGAAACGTCAATCATCAAGGAATGTGATAGTTAAGTACTGGTCAAAAAGAGAGATGTCACTTGGTAATGAAAGAAATAGTTGCACTCTTCGAAACAGTCACCCTTTCACTTTCTATTTAAAGGTAATTAGTTGCAGCACTAAAGTAAGCAATTTAATAACTTTACTATTCTCTttacttttctctcttttcttctctccatttttttctccacctttttcCAACTGTCTGACTTGAACGTCGAAGCAGCCAAGCCGAGTTCCAACTCGGATATCCACTTAATGTTTTTCTTGAAGTCTTTTCAAACCCTTGCTCAAAGGATCTCTTGGTTACTCGGCACCTTGAAGACCAACTTGAAGGCAATCGGTCTATTGAAGATCGATATGAGGACAATCGGTCTATTGAAGCTCGATCTGACAAAAGATAGATTTAACGAAGACCAACCTGACTTGTAGCCATCCAGTCAAAATTACACGATCGTGGTTAAATTTGATGAGTCATCCCATCCCTTGATCTCGGACCATATCAAATTGACGTCATCTGGGGAATTGAGTTGAAACGTTGAGATGGGGGGCACCGGAGAAATCTAGAAGATCATGACTTTGTTAGCAAAATAGGTCGGGTTGAAACTATCACCGTGACAAGGAAAACTTTGAATTGACTTGTCACCTCCACTATAGAAGAAATATAGCCACACCATACTTTGCCTACACCAGCCCCTATTGGGGTACAGTCAACTCCTACCCTAGTACCTCCAACCCCTGATAAAGTACAACCAGTTCCTATCAAGATACCTCCAATTTCCGGTGAGATACCAAATGGAATATTTGTACAGTACGAGGATCAATCTTGAGAATCAATGGTATGAGAAACACCTTAAAGGAACTCTAATCAAGCAAAGCTCCCTTATTATATGAAAGAAAAAGTACTTAGGATACTCTTTTTCCTAAAATATCCTAGCCAAGGAATTGTTAAGACATTTCCAACCTCTACAATTGATGATATATCTATTGGGTCCTCGGATCCAATAGATCATTTGTACCGATTCAAGAATGCTTTCTTACTACATCAATATATCAATAGTGTAAAGTGTAGAGTTTTCTTAATAACTCTGTCCAAATCGAAGCAAAGGTGGATTAATTGGCTCCTATCCGATTCTATTTACTCATTTGAGGATCTCAGCATTGTTTTCTTGTATTACTTGTCACTAGTAAGAGGTACCATAAGACCTCTCTTAATCTTTTGCAATGAAGCAAAAGAACAAGAAGACTCTAAGGAAGTACATTCAATGCTTCAACCAAGTCGTCCTAGATGTACCAATTGCCACCTCAAAAGTTCTTACCAATGCCTTCTCCCAAGAATTGTTAGAGAGAGATTTCTCTTTCGTGAAAAAACCTCTAGTCAATTATGATAGCCTTTTAGGAAGGGCCGAGAAATACATTCATTTGGCAAAAGCTCAACATGCTCGAAAGCACGACATCATCATAATTAAGTCCCCCCATTCCTTGACAAGAGAGGAAAATTCATCCTTCTCATCGAAACAAAGTACCTCATTCGATTCTTAATTATGCCCCAAGTAGAATTGAGGAAAAAGTTGTTCGAACATTGGAAATAGTTCCAACATCGTCTGACAACCAAAGGAAGCAACCTATTGATATATCTACTCGTTTTTGTGCTTTTTATCAAGTATGTGGTCATTCCACTAATTGGAATGAATGTTGCCATATTGTTAGAGAAATATGTCATGCAGTACAACATCATCAATAGGGGAATGTTGGATCCCCACCTTCATCACTTCACTGGTTACCAACTAAACGTCCTCAGCCTGATGAGCCTCGAGGTCAACCCAAGAGTTGTCAATCAGCAAAAACATCAGGGCAATCTCAAAAACCAACCAACCAACATTGGAGCACTCAGCGAGAAGTCTCAAAAAATAATACTCCTCACC
Coding sequences:
- the LOC122046503 gene encoding protein SCARECROW-like, which translates into the protein MDSTFFINTCNSPRPLQDLLQHHQNMVRKRLASELNLQPESSSRLPRRLLPNPDPNLLLNPPPVDTGLHITLPSLPAPPSSATLPLCGFSGLPLFAPEADRATLPASGTDASVQLLGVDDSAAEADWVDRIIHDILNSFTSGGEVSVPHILSNVREIVQPCNPVLAALLEFRLRSLTSDLSPPPTSSLHTGGETKTPALPETVSLIPSAPSQSHPSQPQRVQQNSASASSDEATPSATTVVKEKRDRELHQRTRDAEGLQLLTLLLQCAEAVGADKLDEANVLLLEISELSTPYGTSAQRVAAYFSEAMSARLVSTCLGLYVPLPAVPFRHRLASAFQVFNGISPFVKFSHFTANQAIQEAFEHEDHVHIIDFDIMQGLQWPGLFHILAYRPGSSPRVRLTGVGSSMDALEATGKRLSDFADTLGLTFEFVPVAEKIGNLDPERLGVSPTEAVAVHWLHHSLYDVTGSDNNTLSLLQRLAPKVVTMVEQDLSQGGSFLARFVEAIHYYSALFDSLGASYGEDSQERHIVEQQLLSREIRNVLAVCGPARSGEVRFSNWREKLSQAGFCGVSLAGNAAAQATLLLGMFPSDGYTLVEENGTLKLGWKDLCLLTASAWRPLSRYGHVHQHHPVAAPTTITTSTLVGS